The nucleotide sequence TTCCCGGCGTCAACAACGTCTATCTGATGAAGGCCTCGCTCAACGCCATCCGCAAACATCGCGGCGAGCCCGAGCTGGACGCCGTCGAATTCCTCAAGCTGGTCAAGGAGCGGGTCAAGCTGGTGCAGATGGACGACAGTTTCCTGGGCCGCGCCGTCAATGAGGGTTTCTCCGGCGGCGAGAAGAAGCGCAACGAGATATTCCAGATGGCGGTGCTGGAGCCGAAACTCGCCATCCTCGACGAGACCGATTCCGGCCTCGATATCGATGCGCTCAAGGTTGTCGCCAGCGGCGTCAATCAGCTGCGCAGCCCGGACCGCTCCATCGTGTTGATCACGCACTACCAACGCCTGCTGGATTACATCGTTCCGGATGTCGTGCATGTCCTCTCCAACGGCCGCATCGTCCGTTCCGGGGATCGCGAACTCGCCAAGACGCTCGAACAGCGTGGTTACGACTGGTTGAAGGAGGCCGCCGCATGAACAAGCCCGCGGTCCTGACCGGCAATTTTGTCGACGAATTCGAACGGGTCGTAAAGACCCTTCCCGGTGGCAACGAACTTGCTGATCGGCGCCGCAACGCCATCGAGCGTTTCCGCGCGCAGGGTCTGCCGACCCTGCGCCAGGAGGCGTGGAAATACACCAATGTGACGCCGCTGGCGCGCCGCGCCTATCGCGCCGCGACCCGCAAGGATGCAGGCACTGCGGCGGCCGGGCTGATCGCAAAACTGCCTGACTATGCCGCGGAGATCCGGCTGGTGTTTGAGAATGGACAACTGCGCGCCGATCTCAACGACGGCAGGGCGTCACCGGCGGGCGTTTCGCTGCGCAGTCTGGCCGACGTGCTGCGCGAGGCGCCGGCGGATGCGGCGCGCCGGGCGCCCGGAGAAGCAACGCCGTTTCAGGCGCTCAATGACGCCTTCTGCACGGATGGCGTGCTGATCACGCTGGCGCCTGGCGCGCATGTCGAACCGCCGATCCACCTGGTCTTTCTTGCCACCGGCGGGGCCGACGCGCTGGCGGTTCATCCGCGCGTGCTGATCCGCGCCGGCGCCGGGTCGCGGGCCCGCATTGTCGAAACTTACCGCGGCGGGACTGAAGCGGGATTGACCAACGCGGTCACCGAGATCAGCGCCGCCGAAGGCGCGCACATTGAACATTATCTGGTTCAGGATGAATCCGCCGGGGCTTTTCACATCGGTCATCTGCATATCGAACAGGCGCGGGCCAGCGAGGTGATCTCCCATGCCATCGCCATGGGTGGCTTGCTCGCCCGGCGCGACATCGAGGTGCGGCTCACCGCGGAACAGGCGGGAGCGACCCTATACGGGCTCTACCTCACCGGCGGACGGCAGCATGTCGATCATCACACCCGCGTCGATCATCTGGCGCCGCACACCCGCAGCGAGGAGTTCTACCGCGGCATACTCAACGGCAGCAGCCGCGCCGTGTTCAACGGCAGGGTGATCGTGCATCCCGGGGCGTTCAAGACCGATGCCCGGCAGTCCAACCACAACCTGCTGCTGTCGAAGGACGCCGAAGTCGACACCAAGCCGGAG is from Gammaproteobacteria bacterium and encodes:
- the sufC gene encoding Fe-S cluster assembly ATPase SufC, whose translation is MLKIDNLHVSVDGKAILRGLSLTVKPGEVHAIMGPNGSGKSTLAHVLAGREGYEVTAGGVTYRGKDMLALSPEARAREGVFLAFQYPVEIPGVNNVYLMKASLNAIRKHRGEPELDAVEFLKLVKERVKLVQMDDSFLGRAVNEGFSGGEKKRNEIFQMAVLEPKLAILDETDSGLDIDALKVVASGVNQLRSPDRSIVLITHYQRLLDYIVPDVVHVLSNGRIVRSGDRELAKTLEQRGYDWLKEAAA
- the sufD gene encoding Fe-S cluster assembly protein SufD, which codes for MNKPAVLTGNFVDEFERVVKTLPGGNELADRRRNAIERFRAQGLPTLRQEAWKYTNVTPLARRAYRAATRKDAGTAAAGLIAKLPDYAAEIRLVFENGQLRADLNDGRASPAGVSLRSLADVLREAPADAARRAPGEATPFQALNDAFCTDGVLITLAPGAHVEPPIHLVFLATGGADALAVHPRVLIRAGAGSRARIVETYRGGTEAGLTNAVTEISAAEGAHIEHYLVQDESAGAFHIGHLHIEQARASEVISHAIAMGGLLARRDIEVRLTAEQAGATLYGLYLTGGRQHVDHHTRVDHLAPHTRSEEFYRGILNGSSRAVFNGRVIVHPGAFKTDARQSNHNLLLSKDAEVDTKPELEIYADDVKCSHGATVGRLDADALFYLRSRGLDEVAARGLLTYAFAADVISRIGIESLRRELARRVAGQLPGGELVKDML